Below is a genomic region from Candidatus Omnitrophota bacterium.
TATCATAGCTGTCAATAAGTGGGACCTCGTTAAGGGAACGGAGATGTCAAAATACAGGGACCGGCTCATAAGACAGATGAACGATATACGGAACTTCCCGGTCGTATTCATATCGTGCAAGACGGGGAGGAACGTCAGGGAGACGCTCGACCTGATATGGGCGGCCTATGAGAGATACAGGGTGACGATCCTGCCCGATAAACTGGCCGCGACACTGAAGTCATTGAACTGCGATGCGGAGATGGTCAGGAGAAGGATAAATTTCAGGTACCTGGTTCAGGAGGGCACTATGCCGCCCGGGTTCATACTGGGCGTAAAAGGCGCCGGTCCGGAAGGGGATAATACCAGGAGGTTCGCCGAGAACTTCCTTAGGAAGGCCTACGATCTCGAGGGCGTGCCCATAAAGGTGCGTTTTAAAAAGTAGTTCCTTATTTCACCCGTACGTTGTACAATTGTAAAAGACCTGTCAGGGAAGTAAGGTGTATGGTACATTGTCGTTTGTAATTTAAAAGAGGGCTTGTTATGGCAAAGAGGATCCTTGTAGTGGACGATGAGAAGGATTGCTGTTCATTCATAAACGATTACCTGGCGAAACGCGGCTATTCCGTCGACGTGGCTTACGACGGCATACAGGCAAAAGAGATGCTGGACAAGAACTCATACGATTGTATATTCTTCGACTGCAATATGCCCGAGTTGACCGGAATAGAGCTCGTCTCGGTAATAAATAAGAAGAACCCTCACGCCAGGAAGGTCATGATATCCGGATACGAGGGCGTAGATGAAAATTTCGCGAAGAAGATAGGCATAGACGCGTTCCTGAGTAAACCCGTCATCCTGAGAGACCTTGAGACGGCTATCGGGGCCTAGACCAATATGACCCACCCGGCGGACCTCCGCAGATGACCATAACAAGACACGGTTTGATGATAATCGCGCTATGTTCGATAGGCAGCCTCTGCTACTCCGCAGATTCTATCACGAAGACGAAGACCGTCAATTATGAGGACGGCCAGAAGATGGCCGAGTTCACCATAAGAGACGGGAAACGGGACGGCGAGTCGAAGCTCTACTATGAAGACGGCACCCTCAAGTCCATCACCAGTTACAGGAACGGGAAACGGGACGGGAACGAAAAGTTATTCTGGCCGAACGGCGCCCTGGAGGTCTCGAGGAATTTCAATGC
It encodes:
- a CDS encoding response regulator, with amino-acid sequence MAKRILVVDDEKDCCSFINDYLAKRGYSVDVAYDGIQAKEMLDKNSYDCIFFDCNMPELTGIELVSVINKKNPHARKVMISGYEGVDENFAKKIGIDAFLSKPVILRDLETAIGA